CCTGGTCATGGGTTTCACAACGCTCCCCTCGAACTCCGGTTTCACTTCAAAGCGAGTCAGGATCTGGAAGGGAAGGAAAGCATATTCATCCCGCTCTCTCATCCGGATCTGATCCTTAGATAGCCCACCGCTGCTTTGAAACTGACCTGCGCTGGTAGTTGTTCGGCTGGTCATCCTTTAAGAGACTAATTCTGGTCCATGAAATAGTGCCCCTATCCTGTAAAACCCTACTGTTAATGCTTACATGTGCTTCAGTCCTCAGCTACTTGCTGGTCACACATTTTTGGCCTCTGCAATCAATCGGAGAGTTTATCATCGCCACATTGAAATGGCTCGgacagaatataatgggaggCGACTGGGACATGCTCTGTATGATGGATGCATTCTAGGTGaactggccacagctgtatactGTGCAAAGGCTACCAGTCTCCCAGCGACAGCTCACTGTATTGCAATTAAAGATGGGGTGTGCAAAGCAGGGCTCCAACTGACGTCTATCGCATGCCCTTTTACAAGCCTGCATGAGGAGCTAGACCCTGACAGCTACGAGGACAGCAGCCCCCCGCTCACCCGAGCCAGCGCCAGGTAGACCTCGAGCTCAGCGATCCGGCGCCCGATGCAGCTCCTCTTCCCGAAGCCGAAGGGGATGGAGGCGTAGGGGTGGTGGCTCTGATCCCGGCTCAGCCAGCGCTGCGGCTGGAAGCTGTCCGGGTTCGAGAACACCTTGGGGTCCCGCGACGTGGCGAAGTGGCACAGCGTGATCAGAGTCTGAGGGGTGGACATGGAGCCAGGTTAGCACACGGTTATGCAAAGCGCTTGCAGAAAAGCCCTCGGGGTTGCCTTTATAATCCCAGTGCGTCACGCAGAAGAAATCCTCGCAAGACCGTAATCAGACCACTGCATTGCCAGCCAAATAACAGCACAATGAAAGGaccattaataatgctgatacacgttataataaaatgcattttgacgACTTGGGTTTTAATTCAAATTGGTCCCTTGAGTAAGCAGGTTTgataagaacaacaacaataacaaaacaccttTTTGGGAATAATGTACCCTCCTACGAGGATGTCTCTGTCTGCAATCACTCTGGCGTTACCGGGAATCACAGGGTACAGCCTGAAAACCAATGGGAAGACAGATTTAGAACCATGTGACATACTGCAAGGATGTaaactcctactgcatagcagtttcacccattccaggttttactactagcCTGATTAgcctcaggtgtgtctttttaaactcctagtaaaactaagaaactgctatgcaaagggagtcttattcCATCCctgtactttactgtactgtattgtactgtactgtagtggaCAATGCAAACAAGTCCTGCTTCACAAGCTGCAAAAAAGATGTGCAAACGAATCGGAATTTCTCACCTGAGCACCTCCTTGACCACGGCCTTCATTAGAGGCATCCTGCCCACCTCATTGACTGATGGAACGGGGTTGCCCCGCAGCACTTTCTGAATCTCCCCGTAGAGGGCGTCCTGGATCTCGGGGTGCCTGGAGAGCTCGTACAGAGTCCAAGACATGGTGCTGGAGATCTGGGGTGCAGAATGACAGGCATAAGCACAGTGCCTGGCATACAGTACTGCACAACAGCTGCTTGATGTTGCAAACCTTTTCAGGATGAGGAGCTCAGCCTCAATCACTCAATAAGAACGGTAAGTATCCAGATCTCAattgtttaatttactgtttgGCCATGCTGACTGGTCCATGTGCTTGAGGGTACTCTTCAATTCACTGGTTTCAATATTTCACCATCCCGTAAAGACAGCAATACAACAAGGGAACGCTCTTCCACTAAGCGTCTTATGgtggactgtttaaaaaatgcGCGTGGAAATGTGAGGCTAACCCTAAAGCAGACGACCATTTCTAGACGATCAGACTGCTTTCACGCGAAGTGAGCCCCCCAGCTCCGGTTCCTCACCGTGTCCACTCCTGCCAGCAGCAGCTCCGTCACGTTGCTGTATATCGCCTTCATGGGGAGGTTCTGGCGCGACAGGTAGAAGGTGAGGTACCTCCCCTCGACCGCCTCTCCCCGCGACACCTTCTCTGCCACCTCGGCCATGCGCCGGTCAATGTGCCCCTTCGCTGCAGGAGACACAGAGACGCAGTCAGCGAAGCTCCATGTGTCGTGACGGCGCCGCGTTCAAACTGCCTGCAGCCCTGCATCTCGTGTTTTGTTCCCTCCCGCCACTATGAAGATGCATGCTTTCAAATCAATTTAGAAGAACATCTAAACGTTCAAAGGAAACGGTGTGGGCCAGATTTATCAAGAACTTTGCACAAAAACCTGCTAATCTTCCACAAGCAAGCAATGAAAAACTGGTAAGGTTAGCTAAGGACTCAAAGCACTGCTGTTTGTTACCAGTTATGtaagacttattttattttttttattttaaatggtgcaAATTGTACTGGCCTATATTTTTCCCTAGAGGCAAATTACAGGCAAATTATCCCCAGAAAAAATTTAGCGAATGTATCACATGGGCAGTAAATCTGGATCTACAGCTCTGGCccaaagtgttgcatcaccctacagaatgaacaaattgggcttcataaagtcaaatgaaacctgctgaacaatgtcacgctgacatattgaattacacaccgcttggtcgttttccatacacttaatgaaaaagtgacaaaaaaggaaatacgacattttcaaatctaacatgCAGTACTATTATGCTGTACTgtgacatcattttgtagtttcattacataatgttaaataaaaagtctaaaattatatatatatattttaaattatgactAAGTCCTTTCCTTACCAAATGCAAACATATAGTCCCAGGACTGGCAGAACTTGTGCCAGGGCTTCTTGAAGATGCGGTGAAGCCACTTGGGCATGGCCATGGTCAACAGCGTCATCACAAACATGGTGTTGATGGACTGGATGAACTCCTCTGTCTCTCTGGGGACGCTGGGATCCAGGCAGCCAATTCTGGACTCGAACAGCACAGAGGAGATGCCTGCAGGGGGGAACAGAACATCCCACGATATTAGCCAGGGAGGAGATCCAGAGCGGAGAAACTCGGCACGCTAGAGAAAGAGCTTCAGCTGATCAGCGAGCTGCAAATAGGACTTGCATCAAACACTTGCATTGCAGGCTTCAAATATTATCAACTCGTTTAAATCATTAAGCAATAAGTCTCTGAACTGCAAATGTTTGTGCAACGCGCTCGCACTGCACTTCATTGAGAGCAAACGTGAGCAAAACAAACTTGAAATCAGGAAGGAGTTTGGTTCTTATTTGCTCTCTTTTGCTTGAGAACTTTATCCTGTTAGGCAACTGCAGTGTTAAAGAGGCGCTCAGAAATTCAATTCACAGTCTCTTGATCGATAACAATGTTATCAATAATATAACCTTGAGCATTTCAATCTGTCAGCCAGTGCCGACAGTTTAACGCTGG
The sequence above is a segment of the Polyodon spathula isolate WHYD16114869_AA unplaced genomic scaffold, ASM1765450v1 scaffolds_811, whole genome shotgun sequence genome. Coding sequences within it:
- the LOC121308962 gene encoding 25-hydroxyvitamin D-1 alpha hydroxylase, mitochondrial, with product MPLLRKMLQALRQPVKLSSSLVRWLELGGEAKALLRSNEKVVKTLEDMPGPSFLSFVYDLFGRRGLSRLHELQLEGKAKYGPMWKASFGPILTVHVAEPALIEQVLRQEGQHPIRSDLSSWKDYRDCRGHGYGLLTAEGEEWQSIRSLLGKHMLRPKEVEAYGDTLNSVVTDLLRKLLQQRGKSSPNVVSDVANEFYKFGLEGISSVLFESRIGCLDPSVPRETEEFIQSINTMFVMTLLTMAMPKWLHRIFKKPWHKFCQSWDYMFAFAKGHIDRRMAEVAEKVSRGEAVEGRYLTFYLSRQNLPMKAIYSNVTELLLAGVDTISSTMSWTLYELSRHPEIQDALYGEIQKVLRGNPVPSVNEVGRMPLMKAVVKEVLRLYPVIPGNARVIADRDILVGGYIIPKKTLITLCHFATSRDPKVFSNPDSFQPQRWLSRDQSHHPYASIPFGFGKRSCIGRRIAELEVYLALARILTRFEVKPEFEGSVVKPMTRTLLVPEKEINLQFIDR